AAACGGATTACGAGAAACATATCGTTGCAGATATAACCATAGTCGGGGGTGGACTATCAGGGGTTTGTGCCGCAATAGCGGCCGCCCGGAAGGGATGTACAGTCTCACTGGTCCATTCCCGTTCGGTTTTAGGTGGAAACAGCTCTAGCGAGATACGGGTATGGACCAGAGGGGCCACCGGGGGAGGAAACCTTTTTGCCGAGGAAATGGGCATACTGGGGGAACTTAAGCTTACCAACCAATATAGAAACCCCGAGGGAAACCCTATCCTTTGGGATGATATTCTTCTGGACGCAGTACTTACTGAAAAAAATATTTCACTGTTCCTCAACTCTTTTGTTTTCCAGGTAGAAAGCAAGGAAGGTCATGTTGCGTCGGTACATGCCCTCGAAATAAACTCGGAACGAGCATTTTGTTTCACGTCAGATTTTTTTATTGATGCTACTGGGGATGGTTTTATAGCTGCCTCGGCCGGCATGCCTTTCGTTGTTGGAAAAGAAAGCAAGGAAACCTATAATGAGGGTAAGGCCCCCGAAAAATTTGATCCAACAACCCAAGGCTGTACGATACTGATGAACATCCTTAAAAGAGATCACCCAGTTCCCTTTGTCGCACCGTCGTTTGCTTATTCTCTTTCAAAAATCGAACAGCTTCTCAATAATGGTGGACGTATCATATCTGAGAAATCAAACGGTTGTGATTTTTGGTGGGTCGAGTTCGGAGGCCAGCTCGATACAATCCAGGATATCGCTACAATTTCCCTTGAGTTGAAAAGGCTTTCCTATGGAATCTACAACTATATAAAGAATTCTGGGAAGTATGAGGCAGAAAATCTTGATTTAATTTGGATGGGTAACCTGCCGGGGAAACGGGAATCAAGAAGGTTTGTTACCGATTATGTGCTTACGGGTAACGATATCCTTGCAGGGACAAAATTTGAAGATGTTGCTTTCTATGGTGGGTGGTATATGGATTTCCATCCCTCCGAGGGTATCTACAGCAAGTCAGATTTCTGCACCCAGATACCGGTTCCTTTGTATGGCATACCTTTGCGTGTATTGTACGCTTCCTCTTTTGATAATCTCATGCTCTGCGGCCGAATCATCGGAGCTTCCCATACAGCTTTTTCGAGTACTCGCATCATGGATACCTGCGCCTTGTCAGGGCAATCTGCTGGGACGGCAGCTTCCGTACTTGTTTCCCGAAAGCTGAAAACCTGTAATCTGAGGAATTCCTCGGTGTATGGTGAGGTACAGGCTATCCTGGATGCCAATGATCTGTTGTTGCCAGGATATACCTCAAAGCCAATCGGCAATATTGCAGAATGCATACCTAGCAGTGTTGTTTCCTCTTGTCAGGGAAAAGAAAAGAATAAATTGGAACTTGCCGATGATTTTTTTCTGGCAATTCCCGTTACCCTGGCGAAGGAATCTTCAATTTTCGTCGAAGCCAGTGAGAGTGCAAAACTTTCTGTCGAAATCAGCTTCTCAATGCTTCCGAGCAGGAATTGCCAACCAGGGAGAATAACAATCGGGCAGCTATCCCTCAATTCTGGTAGGAACAAGGTTTCTCTGAAACCCTTTAGTGACGGTGAAGGATATCTGTTGTTGGTTATCCGCAGAACCTTGGGTGTTTCGGTTGTTACCTGTGACCAGGAGTTGCCTGGGGTACTCTGTGGCTATACCCAGCTGGCAACATATCAATTCCCTTTGCTAGAGATTGCTTCGTTTGAGACCTATGGAGCTTTAAACCTTTCCAATGGATATACCAGACCCTATGGGGGAGCAAATATCTGGCTGTCCGACCAAGAGGAAAAACCAAGTGTCAAACTGATTCTCACCTCAATGCAAACCGTATCTGCAGTGGAATTCTTTTTCGATTGTTCGCTAAGCCAGGAAATGGTAAGCAGCAGGGTTATGGATGTTGATGCACATCATAATATTCATCTCCGCAATGGGGTTAGTCCCTCTCTAGTCAGGGATTTTGAAATCTTTGCTGTGATTGGTGAATGCAATGTACTGCTTGGCCAAGTGCATGATAATTTTCAGCGTCATATTAAAGTGTCATTTGATCCAGTGATTACCCAATGTGTTTTCGTTCGGTTCTTGAGGACTTTCGGTGCTAAAAACACTGGTGTCTATGAAATACGAGTTCATTAAAAAGGAGTAGGACAATGAAAAAGTTTGTTGTCGTGTTGTCAATTTTGGCAATGGTGGTTTCTTCGGCCTTTGCAGCTGGTTCTTCAGAGAAAACAGTTGAGCAGGACGGAATGGTTTTTTCCAACTGGTCAGGTTCGGAAAAAGCATCTTCAGAGATTTTTACCTGGATGATAGATTCTTTCAATCAGAAAAGTGCACCAGAAAATAAAATCGAACAAATTAACTGGCCTTGGGGCGAGACAGAGTCTCAGCTTGCTATTCGTGCACAGGGAAATGAACCCTATGATGTTGCCCAGATAGATATCAGGATGCTTCCCGCTTTGGCTGAAGCCGGCGTGCTTGCCGACCTTACCAAGGTGTTCGGATCTTCATATTTTACGGACAATTTCTCAGAAGGTTCGATTTCTGTCGGAAATTACAAAGGAACCCAGTACGGAGTACCTTGGACTGTTGCACCTATGGCGTTGATTTCCAATCCCAAGATTCTTTCAGATTCCGGGGTTGATTTCGAAATTGTTACGATTGCTGATTTCGAGAAAGCTTGTGCCATGGTAAAGGAAAACCATCCTGCAAACAAAGATGCCGATTTGTCGAATGATATTATTCCTTATGCCGCAATGACAAAGGATTCTGGAACTGCTGCCCCTGATTTGATGGTCTGGCTTTGGACCTTTGGTGCCAATGTTTATGACAGTGATGGAAATTGTACCCTAAATAGTGAAAAAGCAGTTTCTGCACTCACTTGGTTCGAGAATCTGATGGAAAAAGGGTATATTCAGAAAGCCGTTTCCCGCGGCGATGCCAGGACTCTTTTTAAGGAAGGCCGTGTAGCGTTCTATGATGATGCCTTGATGAGCAAAGGTGCCATTACCAATGATGCTTTTGGTGATATCTCAACCTATGCCTTTCCAAAGGTCCATCCGGTCCTGAACAAAGGGGACAAGCCACAGGCCAGTGGGTGGGGCCATTTGCTGGTCATTATCGACCGCAGTCCAAAAAAGGCTGAGGCCAAGGCTTTCATTGAACACCTGATAAGCGAAGAAGTTGCACTCAAGTATTTTAAGGAGAATGGGATGCTTCCTTCCAGAAAAGCAGTCCTTTCCAATACTGCGGTTACTTCAGACTACTGGTCAAATGCCTGGACACCTGTCCTTGCAGGTGGAAGACTGGCAGAGACTGCAGGTCCCCAGTATGCAGCGGCTAATGGAGTAATATTGGAGGAACTGCAATCAATGCTTTCCGGGACAAAGACTCCGAAACAGGCTGCCGATGCTATGTGTTCCAGAATTACCAGTCTATAATATGTAGGAAGTCCTGCCTTCTACGAGAAGGCAGGGCCCCTTTCAGAATAAAGGAAATACCATGAACCGATCGTCAAGAGACCAAGCATTAATGGGATGGGTGTTAATTCTCCCTGCTTTGGCTATCTTTCTGCTTATGATTTTCTATCCCTTCGTAAATTCGATCCTCATTAGTTTTACCAATAGGAACCTCATCTACCCGAACTATAAGTTCATTGGACTTGAAAATTATCGGAAACTATTTTCCGATCCAAATACCCTGCAGTTGATTCTGACTACTGTCACGTTTGTCTTCTTCTCGACCCTTGCTCCTTTTTGCATTGGTCTGGTCTGGGCTTTGCTGATGAACCAGAAATTCAAAGGCTCTGAGTTTCTTCGCGGTTTTGCATTAGTCAACTGGATTATCCCCGGAATTGCCATCGGTTTCTTATGGAGCTGGATATTCAATGGGGATTATGGAATATTGAATGCCTTGTTGGCAAAGCTTGGCATAATTGAAAAAAATGTAATCTGGCTAGGGGGGAAGCAAACCTCCATGCTTGCCGTTGTGCTGGCTAGGACCTGGCAGATGTTTCCCTGGTACATGGCCTTTATTATGGGAGGCTTGCAGGGGGTTTCAAAAGAACAATGTGAAGCTTCCCGGATAGATGGTGCCAATAATCTCCAGATGTTCGTACACGTAATCATCCCTGCGATTAAACCGGTACTGACCCTCATTCTTATTTTGGGAACTATCGGCAATCTGCAGCACTTTGATTTGATCAATGTCATGACAGGTGGCGGCCCGGAACGGGCAACCTCAACGTTTGCAACCGAGGTGTACAAGAAAGCGTTCAAGGAGTACAGCCTAGGGCGTGCGGCATCTCTCGGGGTTGTCTGGGCTGTGGCTTTGAGTATATTCAGCGGTTTTTATCTTAAACGCATCAAGGAGGACTAGGATGTTTCAGAAAACAGTTGGTTTTAAAATATTTTTCTGGGTCTTTCTTGTGATGATTGGATTTTTTGCCTTTTTCCCTCAATTGTGGATGATATCGACATCACTTAAACCAGAGAGCGAAATGTTTACCTTTTCTTTTTTCAGATACTTTGATACTGGCAATATCCTCAGGGTTTTATCTGATACTACTTTTCTGCGGTATCTGAGAAACGGCATCGTGGTTGCCGTAGCTTCCTCGTTCTGTTCTACCGTAGTGTCTGTTTTTGCAGGGTATAGCTTCTCCAAGTTTAGGTACAAGGGGCGAAAATCAGTCATGGCCTTGATTATGATAAGCCAGGCTTTTCCCCAGGGATTGTTATTGCTCAGCCTATATCCAATGATGCAGAAAATCGGAATGTTGGATAAACTCCCTGCGATCATCTTAGCCTATGTAGCATTGACTCTCCCTGTTGGAACCTGGACGCTGAAAGCCTATTTCGACCAAGTGCCTGCCTCGCTTTTGGAGGCTGCCCGGGTAGATGGGTCCTCAGAGTGGAGGACAATGTTTCAGATAATCATTCCATTAGCAATCCCAGGTATGATGACTATTGCCATTTATAGTTTTGTCTGGGCTTGGAATGACTTGCTCTATGCGCTCACCCTAATTTCCTCCACCGCAAACCGTACATTGGCCAGTGGAATGATTTTTACCTTCACAGGTGAAGGAGGGAACGATTGGATAGGTATGATGGCAGCTTCGGTTGTAGCCTCGATTCCCGTTGCGGTTATGTTCGTGTTTCTTCAGCGATATTTTATCGCCGGTCTGACAGCAGGGGCTGTAAAAGGTTGATATGAAAAACAATTCTGTGCTTGTTCCCGTTGGAAGTTTTGAAGAATATGGGGGCTGGGTTCTCGATACACAGTTTGTTCAGATCATGGGGTGTCCCTATCTGTTGGCACATGGTCTGGGAAAACCTGTTGAGGATGCCCGTACAATTGTGCATTTTCCCCAAAACGGGACATTCTACTTGAAGGTCTATACATCGAATTGGGTATCCCCTTGGAAAAAGGAACATCATCCCGGAACTTTTTGTGTCGGGATTGGCAATAGGGTAGTCCCAAGGGAATTCGGGACACATGAGGGGCTTTGGGACTGGGAAGACGGGGGAAGCATCGCGATTAACCATAATACTGTCGAGATATCCCTGCATGACCTTACAGGATTTGAAGGTCGGTGTGGCTTCCTGTTCTTCTCAACTGATTCTGAATTCGTTCCTCCTAGGGAACCAAAGGAATTGTTTGCATTCTATCAAGATATGATGGGACTCAAACAGGAATCTGTCATTGCGAACTATGATATGGTTGTTGTCGGTGGCGGTATCGCGGGTATGTGTGCCGCACTTTCCTCTGCCCGCCAAGGCTTGAAGACTGCCCTTGTACAGGACCGGAAGGTGTATGGGGGGAACAATAGCTCCGAGGTTAGGGTCTGGCTCGGAGGTCTGACCAATCTGGAACCATTTTTCGGGGTGGGTAATATAGTTGGTGAGTTCGAACAGGAACGAATTGGCCATTATGGGGATGAAAACCAACCGGAGCTATATGAAGATGAAAAAAAACGGGCAATTTTGGAACGGGAGGAAAACCTTTCCCTCTTCTCCGCTACGATTCTGATGGACAGCCTGGTCAAAGAACATTGTATCAAGTCGATTGTCCTTTGGGATTATACAATAGATAGTGTATTTGTCTTGGAATCTAAGCTTTTCTGCGATTGTACAGGCGACGGAAATCTTGGGGCTGGGAGCGGAGCCGACTTTGAGGTGAGCACCAACGGCCATATGGGCATGACC
The sequence above is a segment of the Sphaerochaeta pleomorpha str. Grapes genome. Coding sequences within it:
- a CDS encoding FAD-dependent oxidoreductase, encoding MKKETDYEKHIVADITIVGGGLSGVCAAIAAARKGCTVSLVHSRSVLGGNSSSEIRVWTRGATGGGNLFAEEMGILGELKLTNQYRNPEGNPILWDDILLDAVLTEKNISLFLNSFVFQVESKEGHVASVHALEINSERAFCFTSDFFIDATGDGFIAASAGMPFVVGKESKETYNEGKAPEKFDPTTQGCTILMNILKRDHPVPFVAPSFAYSLSKIEQLLNNGGRIISEKSNGCDFWWVEFGGQLDTIQDIATISLELKRLSYGIYNYIKNSGKYEAENLDLIWMGNLPGKRESRRFVTDYVLTGNDILAGTKFEDVAFYGGWYMDFHPSEGIYSKSDFCTQIPVPLYGIPLRVLYASSFDNLMLCGRIIGASHTAFSSTRIMDTCALSGQSAGTAASVLVSRKLKTCNLRNSSVYGEVQAILDANDLLLPGYTSKPIGNIAECIPSSVVSSCQGKEKNKLELADDFFLAIPVTLAKESSIFVEASESAKLSVEISFSMLPSRNCQPGRITIGQLSLNSGRNKVSLKPFSDGEGYLLLVIRRTLGVSVVTCDQELPGVLCGYTQLATYQFPLLEIASFETYGALNLSNGYTRPYGGANIWLSDQEEKPSVKLILTSMQTVSAVEFFFDCSLSQEMVSSRVMDVDAHHNIHLRNGVSPSLVRDFEIFAVIGECNVLLGQVHDNFQRHIKVSFDPVITQCVFVRFLRTFGAKNTGVYEIRVH
- a CDS encoding ABC transporter substrate-binding protein yields the protein MKKFVVVLSILAMVVSSAFAAGSSEKTVEQDGMVFSNWSGSEKASSEIFTWMIDSFNQKSAPENKIEQINWPWGETESQLAIRAQGNEPYDVAQIDIRMLPALAEAGVLADLTKVFGSSYFTDNFSEGSISVGNYKGTQYGVPWTVAPMALISNPKILSDSGVDFEIVTIADFEKACAMVKENHPANKDADLSNDIIPYAAMTKDSGTAAPDLMVWLWTFGANVYDSDGNCTLNSEKAVSALTWFENLMEKGYIQKAVSRGDARTLFKEGRVAFYDDALMSKGAITNDAFGDISTYAFPKVHPVLNKGDKPQASGWGHLLVIIDRSPKKAEAKAFIEHLISEEVALKYFKENGMLPSRKAVLSNTAVTSDYWSNAWTPVLAGGRLAETAGPQYAAANGVILEELQSMLSGTKTPKQAADAMCSRITSL
- a CDS encoding carbohydrate ABC transporter permease, which codes for MNRSSRDQALMGWVLILPALAIFLLMIFYPFVNSILISFTNRNLIYPNYKFIGLENYRKLFSDPNTLQLILTTVTFVFFSTLAPFCIGLVWALLMNQKFKGSEFLRGFALVNWIIPGIAIGFLWSWIFNGDYGILNALLAKLGIIEKNVIWLGGKQTSMLAVVLARTWQMFPWYMAFIMGGLQGVSKEQCEASRIDGANNLQMFVHVIIPAIKPVLTLILILGTIGNLQHFDLINVMTGGGPERATSTFATEVYKKAFKEYSLGRAASLGVVWAVALSIFSGFYLKRIKED
- a CDS encoding carbohydrate ABC transporter permease, which encodes MFQKTVGFKIFFWVFLVMIGFFAFFPQLWMISTSLKPESEMFTFSFFRYFDTGNILRVLSDTTFLRYLRNGIVVAVASSFCSTVVSVFAGYSFSKFRYKGRKSVMALIMISQAFPQGLLLLSLYPMMQKIGMLDKLPAIILAYVALTLPVGTWTLKAYFDQVPASLLEAARVDGSSEWRTMFQIIIPLAIPGMMTIAIYSFVWAWNDLLYALTLISSTANRTLASGMIFTFTGEGGNDWIGMMAASVVASIPVAVMFVFLQRYFIAGLTAGAVKG
- a CDS encoding FAD-dependent oxidoreductase; protein product: MKNNSVLVPVGSFEEYGGWVLDTQFVQIMGCPYLLAHGLGKPVEDARTIVHFPQNGTFYLKVYTSNWVSPWKKEHHPGTFCVGIGNRVVPREFGTHEGLWDWEDGGSIAINHNTVEISLHDLTGFEGRCGFLFFSTDSEFVPPREPKELFAFYQDMMGLKQESVIANYDMVVVGGGIAGMCAALSSARQGLKTALVQDRKVYGGNNSSEVRVWLGGLTNLEPFFGVGNIVGEFEQERIGHYGDENQPELYEDEKKRAILEREENLSLFSATILMDSLVKEHCIKSIVLWDYTIDSVFVLESKLFCDCTGDGNLGAGSGADFEVSTNGHMGMTNIWYVEKTQSEEAFPPCPWAVDLSKVDFPGRSDVKDVYDNTREMSLGCWFWESGCEHDPIAYAEYARDMNFRAMYGAWDCLRNHDRDYGGYRLGFSAYIGGKRESRRLLGDVILTKAEVIAQRGYDDGCVPSTWNFDVHYPDRRFYAAFHEGDGFLTKDYRDRYKIPFFIPYRCLYSRNIENLFMAGRNISVTHDALGAARVMRTCGMMGEVVGFAAKICKEQETVPRGVYERYLNILLSRLQSLENHETPKPSLEKQMHNDQ